The following DNA comes from Rhizobium lusitanum.
GCCATAACCTCTTCAAGGTCCGAGGTTGAAAACAGGATTGCCAGGCCCTTGCCGGCGAGCCTGCGCATGGTGCGGAAGACATCCGCCTTGGCACCGACGTCGATGCCCCGGCTCGGTTCGTCCATCAGAAGAACCTTGGGGTCGGTCATCAGCGCCTTGCCGATAACAACCTTCTGCTGGTTGCCGCCGGACATCGATGTCACCTCGAAATCCGGATTGGGCGCCTTGATGGAGAGATCACGGATCATGTCGTGCGTGGCCTGTTTTTCGGCGCCGGCATCGATGTGAAAGAAGCGGGCGAAGCGCCCGAGGCTCGCCAGCGTCAGGTTGCTGGCGATGGACAGCACCTGCACCAGCCCCTCGCGCTGCCGATCCTCCGGTATCAACGCCAGACCGCGCCGGATCCGACGGGTGGTATCGCGTTCGCGAATCTCGACGCCGTCGATGAAGATCTTGCCGGTCGAATGCATGTGCCGGCCCATGACGCATTCGAAGAATTCGCTGCGGCCGGCGCCCATCAATCCGTAAATGCCGAGAATCTCGCCAGCGCGAACGGAGAGCGAGACATGGTCGACGGCAAGGCCGCCGGTCGAACGCGGCAGGCTGATCTCCTCGGCGCGGAAGGCTTCCTTGCCGATCGTATGGCTCTCACCCTTGGCGAAATCCTTAGCATCTGATCCGATCATCGATCGGACGATCCATTTCGTATCGATATCGCGAACCATAGCCTGGCCGGTGATCTGCCCGTCGCGCAGCACTGTGATGTAATCGCCGATCCGCATCAGCTCTTCCAGCCGGTGCGAGATATAGACGATGGCCACACCTTGCGCTTTCAGCTCGGCGATCACCTTGAAGAGAATGTCGACTTCCGCCGCAGACAGCGCCGAAGTCGGCTCATCCATGATCAGGATCCGGGCGTTGAGCGAGATGGCCTTGGCGATTTCGACAAGCTGCTGTTGCCCGATCGGTAGATCCTCGATCATGGTCTCGGCATTGATGCCCGCATCCAGTCTCTTCAGGAACTCATTGGCCTTGACGATCTGCGCCTTGTGGTCGATGCCGAAGATGCCGCGCGTAATCTCACGCGTCGCAAAAATGTTTTCGGCCACCGACATGTTGGCGAAGAGGTTGAGCTCCTGGAAGATCATGCCGATGCCGCGTGCCTGTGCATCGGCCGGGCTGTCAAAATGAACGGCTTCGCCTTCGAGAACGATGCGGCCGAGGGTCGGCCGTTCGACGCCCGCGATGATCTTCATAAGCGTCGATTTGCCGGCGCCGTTTTCACCGACCAGCACATTGACCGCGCCGCGCCGCAGCTCGAGATTGGCGCGCTTGACTGCAACGATGCCCGAATAGACCTTCGATACGTCTTCCAGGCGAAGGATGATGTCGTCCTCAGTCGTTTCGCCCATGCTC
Coding sequences within:
- a CDS encoding sugar ABC transporter ATP-binding protein, translated to MSMGETTEDDIILRLEDVSKVYSGIVAVKRANLELRRGAVNVLVGENGAGKSTLMKIIAGVERPTLGRIVLEGEAVHFDSPADAQARGIGMIFQELNLFANMSVAENIFATREITRGIFGIDHKAQIVKANEFLKRLDAGINAETMIEDLPIGQQQLVEIAKAISLNARILIMDEPTSALSAAEVDILFKVIAELKAQGVAIVYISHRLEELMRIGDYITVLRDGQITGQAMVRDIDTKWIVRSMIGSDAKDFAKGESHTIGKEAFRAEEISLPRSTGGLAVDHVSLSVRAGEILGIYGLMGAGRSEFFECVMGRHMHSTGKIFIDGVEIRERDTTRRIRRGLALIPEDRQREGLVQVLSIASNLTLASLGRFARFFHIDAGAEKQATHDMIRDLSIKAPNPDFEVTSMSGGNQQKVVIGKALMTDPKVLLMDEPSRGIDVGAKADVFRTMRRLAGKGLAILFSTSDLEEVMALSDRIAVLSNGKLVAVFDRSDATEEAIIAASAKGHGHTRELAS